One part of the Maribacter aquivivus genome encodes these proteins:
- a CDS encoding endonuclease/exonuclease/phosphatase family protein codes for MFKKTIFLLLFLFHFSVSSQEQISLISWNIRDFGKTKNSEELDRMAEIVRDADIVAIQEVVTGYGGAQAVAKLADNLNRKGAKWDYVISNPTNSPKYVTERYAFIWKTKNIKIKNRGALISELDSLVDREPFFLDFYFKGRKLSVINFHSRPHDKNPEREILAITDYLKSDDFQHPIILAGDFNVDQKEEVFIGLRTQGYNATVIDAKTTLKQSCATTDGYLNYPIDNIFYSNKIVLKSGYVIDFVKACENISKARELSDHLPVLLNFSIKELTE; via the coding sequence ATGTTTAAAAAGACCATTTTTCTACTCTTATTTCTATTTCATTTTTCGGTTTCTTCTCAAGAACAAATCAGTCTTATCTCTTGGAATATTAGAGATTTTGGCAAAACAAAGAATAGTGAAGAGCTAGATAGAATGGCTGAAATTGTTCGCGATGCAGATATTGTGGCCATACAAGAAGTAGTTACGGGTTATGGTGGTGCCCAGGCAGTTGCAAAGCTTGCAGATAACCTAAATAGAAAAGGAGCTAAATGGGATTATGTGATAAGTAACCCTACCAATAGCCCTAAATATGTAACGGAGCGTTATGCGTTTATTTGGAAAACAAAAAACATTAAAATAAAGAATAGGGGAGCGTTAATATCAGAATTGGATTCATTGGTTGATAGAGAACCCTTCTTTCTTGATTTTTATTTTAAAGGGCGAAAACTTTCTGTAATCAATTTTCACTCTAGACCACATGATAAAAACCCGGAAAGAGAAATATTGGCGATTACCGACTATCTGAAATCAGATGACTTTCAACACCCTATAATACTTGCTGGAGACTTTAATGTGGACCAAAAGGAGGAAGTTTTTATTGGTTTGAGAACGCAGGGTTATAATGCTACGGTTATTGATGCAAAGACTACTTTGAAGCAAAGTTGTGCTACTACTGATGGTTATTTGAATTATCCTATTGATAATATTTTCTATTCAAATAAAATTGTACTCAAGAGTGGTTATGTGATTGATTTTGTGAAAGCTTGTGAGAACATAAGCAAAGCAAGAGAATTATCTGATCACCTACCAGTTTTATTGAATTTTAGTATTAAAGAACTTACTGAATAA
- a CDS encoding primase-helicase family protein, which translates to MSEQYMRAGTDYYKESYLPLHSGDKMKVLLKWNKGEIITDFGKEYLENIPKYDGFCLIPSHTNHKQVIDGFLNQYHAVDHEPLPGELKVTTQFIKHFFGEQYELGLDYLTLLWQKPTQTLPILCLVSTERNTGKSTFLNWLKMVFQSNMTINNNEDFRSRFNADWAAKLIIAVDEVLLDKREDSERIKNLSTAKSYKSESKGKDRVEIPFYGKFILCSNNEENFIYVDNEEIRYWVRKIPKLAKNGDNPDMLEALEKEIPHFIHLLTNRKISTKKTTRMWFTKEQIHTAALDKLVKSNKTFIHKELEQILLDEFDMFDQDVLKYSNADLVKKLSENNIRVSSSKVTEAIKVHMGLETTNSSYKKHHMSILRETRKPFVETTHHKGRHYTFTREKMENNS; encoded by the coding sequence ATGAGCGAACAATATATGAGAGCAGGTACGGACTACTATAAAGAGTCCTACCTACCGCTACACAGTGGTGATAAAATGAAAGTTTTATTAAAATGGAACAAGGGCGAAATAATAACTGACTTTGGAAAAGAGTATCTGGAAAACATCCCTAAGTATGATGGATTTTGCTTAATACCCTCACACACTAATCACAAACAGGTGATAGATGGATTCTTAAATCAATACCATGCAGTTGACCATGAACCCCTACCGGGAGAATTAAAAGTAACTACCCAATTCATAAAACACTTTTTTGGTGAGCAATATGAGTTAGGGTTAGATTACCTCACCTTACTATGGCAAAAGCCAACACAGACACTACCAATTCTATGTTTGGTAAGCACAGAGCGAAACACAGGTAAATCGACATTTCTAAATTGGCTAAAAATGGTATTCCAGAGTAATATGACCATTAATAATAATGAGGATTTCAGGAGTAGGTTTAATGCTGACTGGGCTGCTAAATTAATCATAGCGGTAGATGAAGTTCTGTTGGACAAACGAGAGGACAGTGAGCGTATTAAGAATTTATCCACTGCCAAGAGTTACAAAAGTGAATCTAAGGGCAAGGACCGTGTGGAAATACCATTCTACGGTAAATTTATACTATGCTCTAACAACGAAGAAAATTTCATTTATGTGGATAATGAGGAAATACGTTACTGGGTACGCAAAATCCCTAAACTAGCTAAGAATGGCGACAATCCTGATATGTTGGAGGCACTTGAAAAAGAAATTCCTCATTTCATTCACCTATTGACCAACAGAAAAATATCAACGAAAAAAACTACACGTATGTGGTTCACAAAAGAACAAATACATACTGCTGCATTGGATAAACTAGTGAAGTCGAATAAAACTTTTATTCATAAAGAACTAGAACAAATTTTACTTGATGAGTTCGATATGTTCGACCAAGATGTTCTTAAATACTCTAATGCAGATTTAGTTAAAAAATTATCTGAAAATAACATTAGAGTTTCGTCTTCGAAAGTTACGGAGGCTATTAAAGTACACATGGGACTGGAGACTACAAATAGTAGCTATAAAAAGCACCACATGTCAATATTACGTGAAACACGAAAACCATTCGTAGAAACCACCCATCATAAGGGTAGACATTACACATTCACTAGAGAAAAGATGGAAAATAACAGTTGA
- a CDS encoding helix-turn-helix domain-containing protein, with translation MDSLFKFTDEGIKYLAKLISDQLKDGIMVEKQSEQEIPVDINEASVFVKKSKYTLYGKVSRNEIPFHKRGKHLYFFKSELITWLKTGKQEDKTSVQNEVDEYLLKNQM, from the coding sequence ATGGATTCATTATTTAAATTCACAGATGAAGGTATTAAGTACCTAGCAAAGTTAATTTCCGACCAATTGAAAGACGGTATTATGGTCGAAAAACAATCAGAACAAGAGATACCCGTAGATATCAACGAAGCTTCTGTATTTGTCAAAAAAAGTAAGTATACACTATACGGCAAAGTCTCTAGAAACGAAATACCCTTTCATAAAAGAGGAAAACACTTGTATTTTTTCAAATCTGAATTAATCACTTGGCTAAAAACAGGAAAACAAGAAGACAAAACCTCTGTTCAAAACGAGGTAGATGAATATTTACTTAAAAATCAGATGTAG
- a CDS encoding tyrosine-type recombinase/integrase — protein MANVTVRKKKLASGKWSLYLDYYPPIIHPKTGKETRREFLKLYTHVTPKDDMEKLHNKKTHEFAEIVRAKRLLQLRDREFGLKENIKLNVKIAAYYNSIVEEKLNTGSHNNYLAWKASYQHFSNFVGYKLQTQQFTKKHVADYRKYLLELKKENTNEKKLAINTASTYYKHFINVLKSAFKDNLTDTNLAKDAVYIKAEETRREYLTEDELGILWKTAIKIEKVKHMAIFASLTGFRFSDIVSLKWESVFTDSHQGHYVQLKEKKTGNISNHPIPKTAFSILKLQATSKGLVFNNIDYSKTVRPLRQWIEDSGINKKISFHNFRHSYATLQLANGTDIYTVSKLLGHKNVSTTQIYAKVMDKNKIEAANRINLDLDGLL, from the coding sequence ATGGCAAACGTAACCGTCCGAAAAAAGAAATTAGCATCTGGCAAATGGAGTCTGTATTTAGACTACTACCCTCCTATTATACATCCGAAAACTGGAAAAGAAACTAGAAGAGAGTTTTTGAAACTATACACCCATGTTACTCCAAAAGATGACATGGAAAAGCTTCACAATAAAAAGACACATGAATTTGCCGAGATAGTAAGGGCAAAGAGATTATTGCAATTGCGAGATAGAGAATTTGGACTTAAAGAGAATATTAAGCTGAATGTAAAAATTGCAGCATACTACAACAGTATTGTGGAAGAAAAACTAAATACAGGAAGCCATAACAATTATTTAGCATGGAAAGCATCGTATCAACATTTCTCAAATTTTGTTGGCTACAAATTGCAAACGCAGCAGTTTACTAAAAAGCATGTAGCCGACTATAGAAAATACCTGCTAGAATTAAAAAAAGAGAACACTAATGAGAAAAAATTAGCTATTAATACTGCATCTACATATTATAAACATTTCATCAATGTTCTAAAAAGTGCTTTTAAGGACAACCTAACAGATACCAATCTAGCTAAGGATGCTGTATATATAAAAGCTGAAGAAACACGCAGAGAATATTTAACCGAAGACGAATTAGGTATTCTATGGAAAACTGCAATAAAAATTGAAAAGGTAAAGCACATGGCGATATTCGCAAGCCTTACGGGGTTTAGATTTTCTGATATTGTTTCACTGAAATGGGAAAGCGTTTTCACAGATTCTCACCAAGGTCACTACGTTCAATTAAAGGAAAAGAAAACAGGCAATATAAGTAACCACCCTATACCAAAAACTGCTTTCAGTATTTTAAAATTGCAAGCTACTAGCAAAGGTTTAGTATTTAATAATATTGATTACTCTAAAACGGTTAGACCTTTAAGGCAATGGATTGAAGACTCTGGTATAAATAAAAAAATTTCCTTTCATAATTTCAGACACTCATACGCTACATTACAACTAGCAAACGGTACAGACATATATACAGTCTCAAAATTATTAGGTCATAAGAATGTATCTACTACTCAAATCTATGCGAAGGTCATGGATAAAAACAAAATTGAAGCCGCTAACCGCATAAATTTAGATCTAGATGGATTACTATAA
- a CDS encoding helix-turn-helix domain-containing protein: MSSNIKVSRICQNCNIEFVARTTVTKYCGPVCAKRAYKTRQRKKKVKSSYEETLKLKLQPYEVLAVKDFLTVREASSLLNISTRTTYRLIKEEILEAVNLSNRLIRIKRTSIDKLLTSI, translated from the coding sequence ATGAGTTCAAATATTAAGGTTTCACGAATTTGTCAAAACTGCAACATAGAGTTTGTAGCACGTACTACAGTCACAAAATATTGCGGACCAGTCTGCGCTAAAAGAGCCTACAAAACCAGACAGCGAAAAAAGAAAGTAAAATCTTCTTATGAGGAAACTTTAAAGCTCAAACTGCAACCATATGAAGTACTTGCTGTAAAAGATTTTTTAACCGTAAGGGAGGCTTCATCTTTATTGAATATCTCCACTAGAACTACCTATAGACTAATTAAAGAAGAAATCTTAGAAGCTGTAAATCTCTCCAATAGATTAATTAGAATCAAAAGAACTTCAATAGACAAACTTTTAACTTCTATCTAA
- the mnmE gene encoding tRNA uridine-5-carboxymethylaminomethyl(34) synthesis GTPase MnmE, translating to MIQNDTIIALATPAGAGAIAIIRLSGADAITIASKHFESVSGKILSKQKSHTIHLGYIKDGKNVLDQALISIFKDPHSYTGENVIEISCHGSPYIQQQIIQLFLRNGCRTADAGEFTLRAFLNGKMDLSQAEAVADLISSDNAASHQIAVQQMRGGFSNEIKQLRTELLNFASLIELELDFSEEDVEFADRTQFKELLTRIQKVLQSLIDSFAVGNVIKNGIPVAIVGEPNVGKSTLLNAFLNEERALVSDIAGTTRDTIEDEISIGGIGFRFIDTAGIRETQDVVEGMGIKRTFEKIEQAQVVLLLVDGSKLLADDKKLKNIVIDFEKIKNQNPQKPLVLLVNKADTLSEDDKNKIGAYLDDVKYLSAKTGEGVEELQNSLLEFVNTGALRNNETIVTNTRHYNSLLKSLEEIEKVQFGMKANLSSDLMAIDVKEALYHLGEITGQVTNDELLGNIFANFCIGK from the coding sequence ATGATTCAAAACGATACCATAATAGCATTAGCAACTCCGGCAGGTGCAGGAGCCATTGCAATTATTAGACTTTCAGGTGCAGATGCAATTACTATTGCTTCCAAGCATTTTGAATCAGTTTCAGGTAAAATTCTTTCAAAACAAAAAAGCCATACCATTCATTTAGGATATATTAAGGATGGAAAAAATGTATTAGATCAAGCATTAATTTCAATTTTTAAAGATCCGCATTCGTATACCGGAGAAAACGTAATTGAAATATCTTGCCACGGCTCACCATATATACAACAACAAATTATTCAGTTATTCCTTAGAAATGGTTGTAGAACAGCAGATGCAGGTGAGTTTACGCTAAGGGCATTCTTAAATGGCAAAATGGATTTGAGTCAGGCTGAAGCAGTTGCTGATTTAATTTCTAGTGATAATGCCGCTAGCCATCAAATAGCTGTGCAACAAATGCGTGGCGGATTTAGTAATGAAATTAAACAGTTACGAACAGAGCTATTAAATTTTGCGTCATTAATTGAACTAGAACTCGATTTTTCTGAAGAAGATGTAGAATTCGCAGATCGTACTCAGTTTAAAGAACTACTTACACGAATTCAAAAAGTATTACAAAGTTTAATAGATTCTTTTGCAGTAGGAAACGTAATTAAAAATGGAATTCCAGTTGCTATTGTAGGTGAACCCAACGTAGGTAAATCTACCCTTTTAAACGCATTTTTAAATGAAGAGCGTGCATTGGTCTCAGATATTGCAGGAACAACCCGTGATACTATTGAAGATGAAATTTCTATAGGCGGAATAGGGTTTCGATTTATTGATACCGCAGGAATTCGAGAGACCCAAGATGTGGTGGAAGGCATGGGTATTAAACGGACTTTTGAAAAGATAGAGCAAGCACAAGTGGTTTTATTATTGGTTGATGGCTCAAAGCTATTAGCTGACGATAAAAAGCTAAAGAATATTGTAATTGACTTTGAAAAGATAAAAAATCAGAATCCGCAAAAACCCTTAGTATTATTAGTCAATAAAGCAGATACACTTTCTGAGGACGATAAAAATAAAATAGGCGCATATTTAGACGACGTAAAATATCTATCTGCAAAAACTGGTGAAGGAGTTGAAGAGTTGCAGAACAGCCTTTTAGAATTTGTAAATACAGGAGCTCTTCGTAATAACGAAACAATTGTAACCAACACACGTCATTACAATTCGCTACTTAAATCACTTGAAGAAATAGAAAAGGTACAGTTTGGAATGAAAGCAAATCTTTCAAGCGATTTAATGGCAATTGATGTTAAGGAAGCATTATACCATTTAGGAGAAATTACTGGGCAAGTAACCAATGATGAATTGCTAGGGAATATTTTTGCTAATTTTTGTATCGGCAAATAA
- a CDS encoding DUF4870 domain-containing protein, producing MELVNKNAVVVREDRNLLVITHLSQYLDFVTGFGGLVVPLVIWLTTKDSVIGMDEHGKSVINFQLTLLLYLVIGIPGILLFGLGILLLIFAGILSIVMPAVNAIKASNGESPSYFGTIRFIS from the coding sequence ATGGAACTAGTAAATAAAAACGCAGTAGTTGTTAGAGAAGACCGTAATTTGTTGGTCATTACGCATTTGTCTCAATATTTAGATTTTGTAACAGGATTTGGCGGACTCGTAGTGCCGTTAGTTATTTGGCTAACGACCAAAGATTCAGTTATAGGTATGGATGAGCACGGTAAATCGGTAATCAACTTTCAGTTAACGTTACTCTTATATCTTGTAATTGGTATACCTGGAATCTTATTATTCGGACTCGGAATCTTATTATTAATATTTGCAGGAATTTTATCAATTGTAATGCCTGCAGTAAATGCGATAAAAGCTAGTAACGGAGAATCGCCTAGCTATTTTGGAACCATACGGTTTATATCGTAA
- the dnaN gene encoding DNA polymerase III subunit beta, with protein sequence MKFIVSSTYLLKQLQILGGVINNSNTLPILDNFLFDLQKDKLTVSASDLETTMSSVIKVDSDNEGTIAVPARLLLETLKTFPEQPLTFVVEDNNTVEISSNHGKYALAYADGAEFPKAVELTSPSSTTLLGDILATAINKTIFAAGNDDLRPVMSGVFFQFSPENLTFVATDAHKLVKYQRTDVRASQVAEFIMPKKPLTLLKGILAGSESDVLIEYNESNAKFSFEETELICRLIDGKYPNYEAVIPKENPNKLTIARNQFLSSVKRVSIFSNKTTHQIRLKIAGAELNISAEDLDYSNKAEERLTCSYQGDDMQIGFNSRFLTEMLNNLGSDEVSLEMSLPNRAGILTPTDGLDEGEFVTMLVMPVMLNS encoded by the coding sequence ATGAAATTTATAGTTTCAAGTACCTATTTGCTAAAGCAACTTCAAATATTAGGAGGTGTAATCAACAACAGTAACACGTTACCAATTTTGGATAATTTTCTGTTCGATTTGCAGAAGGACAAACTAACCGTGTCAGCTTCCGATTTGGAAACCACCATGAGTTCTGTTATAAAAGTAGATTCTGATAATGAAGGTACTATTGCTGTACCGGCAAGATTGCTTTTAGAAACTTTAAAAACTTTCCCAGAGCAACCACTTACTTTTGTTGTTGAGGATAACAATACAGTAGAAATTAGTTCTAACCACGGTAAATATGCTTTGGCATACGCTGATGGTGCAGAATTCCCAAAAGCGGTTGAATTAACTAGCCCTAGTTCTACAACATTACTTGGAGATATTTTAGCAACTGCTATCAACAAAACAATTTTCGCTGCTGGTAATGATGATTTAAGACCTGTAATGAGCGGAGTCTTTTTTCAATTTTCTCCAGAGAACTTAACGTTCGTAGCAACAGATGCTCATAAATTGGTAAAATACCAACGTACAGATGTAAGAGCTTCTCAAGTAGCTGAGTTCATCATGCCTAAAAAGCCTTTGACTTTATTAAAAGGAATATTGGCAGGTAGTGAATCTGATGTACTTATCGAGTATAATGAGAGTAACGCAAAATTCAGCTTTGAAGAAACAGAACTAATCTGTAGACTAATTGATGGTAAATACCCTAATTACGAAGCGGTAATACCAAAAGAGAATCCTAACAAACTTACTATAGCTAGAAATCAATTCTTAAGCTCTGTAAAAAGGGTTTCTATATTTTCTAATAAAACGACACACCAAATACGTTTAAAAATAGCAGGTGCAGAATTAAATATTTCTGCAGAAGATCTTGATTACTCTAATAAGGCAGAAGAAAGATTAACATGTTCTTACCAAGGTGATGACATGCAAATTGGCTTCAACTCAAGATTTTTAACTGAAATGTTGAACAACTTAGGCTCTGATGAAGTTTCTTTAGAAATGAGTCTGCCAAACCGTGCAGGTATACTTACCCCTACAGATGGTTTAGATGAAGGTGAATTTGTAACTATGTTAGTAATGCCTGTTATGCTTAACAGCTAG
- a CDS encoding SAM hydrolase/SAM-dependent halogenase family protein: MAIITLTTDFGLKDHFVAVLKGSIYTELPDAKIVDISHDIMPFNIHECAYILSNSYKSFPKGTIHIVGVDSEETPENKHVVALVNGHYFISANTGVIGLITSEMTPEKVVEINLPDSIANSFPVLNVFIQVACHIARGGTLEIVGKPFTELNDLREFSPRIAEDGKKIIGSVIYIDNYGNVITNIRKNLFDAYRKDRGYTLIARNHKIKTIHKAYNEFIDYSLEKNQRKSAGDLLAIFNSSDYIELAIYKSNLTTVGGASTLLGLDYRDTIMVDFE, encoded by the coding sequence ATGGCAATAATTACCCTAACAACAGATTTCGGATTAAAAGATCACTTTGTAGCTGTATTGAAAGGCTCCATATATACAGAATTGCCTGATGCCAAAATTGTTGATATTTCGCATGATATCATGCCCTTCAACATTCACGAATGTGCATACATACTATCCAACTCCTATAAAAGCTTCCCAAAAGGAACGATACATATTGTAGGGGTAGATTCTGAAGAGACCCCAGAGAACAAGCATGTTGTAGCACTGGTAAACGGACACTATTTCATTAGCGCAAATACAGGTGTCATTGGGCTTATTACCTCTGAAATGACTCCAGAGAAAGTGGTAGAAATAAATTTACCAGATTCCATAGCAAATTCGTTTCCTGTATTAAATGTATTTATTCAGGTAGCCTGCCATATTGCTCGTGGTGGCACTTTAGAAATTGTTGGTAAACCATTTACAGAACTAAACGACCTTAGAGAATTTTCGCCAAGAATCGCAGAAGACGGCAAAAAGATAATTGGTAGTGTCATTTATATTGATAACTATGGCAATGTCATCACCAATATTCGTAAAAACTTATTTGATGCTTACCGTAAAGACCGTGGATATACCCTTATTGCCCGTAATCATAAAATAAAAACGATTCATAAAGCTTATAATGAATTCATAGATTATAGTTTAGAAAAAAATCAACGCAAAAGCGCAGGAGATCTTTTGGCAATATTTAATTCATCTGACTATATTGAATTGGCAATCTACAAAAGCAATCTTACCACAGTTGGTGGCGCTTCTACCCTATTAGGGTTAGATTACAGAGATACTATTATGGTAGATTTTGAATAG